The Streptococcus oralis region GTTTCTACCTCTTTTTATGGAGCATTCCAAACTTAGTAGGCGTTTATTTTCTCTTTTATAGCAATCTCTTAGCTCGGAGATTTGTCGCCCTACATCCTGAATTTCCAAAATTAGACCTCTCATCCGTTGAAACAGAGCAGTTCCTTATGACCTTTGGCCTCTACTTTTTCGCGAGTCTCATCTTGATGATTGTAGGGAACATCCTCTACGTACCGCAACATTATGCCTACTCGCAAGTAGAATTCCTCCTCTGCGACACTCTGGATTTAGGACAGGCTAAACCCCGTCAAATCCTGAAAACCAGCCGTTTCTTGATGAAAGGTTACAAATTCCAGCGCTTTGTCCTCGACCTACAACTACTCCCTTGGTACTTCCTCAACTGGATCACTTTTGGAATTGCTAGCTTTTCACTCCTTCCCTATATCCAGAACAATCACATCTTCTTTTACAGAGCCCTACTAGCCCGTAAACGTCGAAATGGATAAGAGTCTACAAAAACCAGCGTCGTTCAGGACGCTGGTTTTTTTATTTCAAAAGTAACATACTCAGCAGAGTCAAAATAGCAGGCCCACCTTGCTTCAGAAGAATCTTCTTGTTTATCCTAAAGGATTGACACAAAAAAAGAAGCGAGAACTCAATCAGTTCCCAACTTCCATTTTAATGATTAGTTCATTGAAACGTGAACGTGGTCATAGTGGTTTTCGGTTACGCTACCACGGTCTGGCATTGGATTCCACGTATAGGCTGGTCCATATTTACTATCATATGGAGCGTAGAAACGTTGTTTCCAGATGATATAGTTGATACCACGGCTAGCCATATTTTTGACTGCATATTCCGCGATTTGATCACCAAGTGCTGAACTCACTGGAACCATAAAGTCGATGGCCAAACCTTTCCCATGGTCGCCACTGTCTCCAGGACGGTAACCACTAAAGGATGTGATGCCAAACAAGTTGGCGATTTCTTCCTTAAAGGCTGCCGTTTGCGGTTGAAGACCAGCATTCTCAGACTTAGCTACAGCAAGTCCTGCATAGTCAGGAGCCGCTGGAGCTGAATATGTTCTTGAAGGAGTTTGGCTTTGCTCTGCTTGATAAGTCGAAGTTGCAGTGTCAGAAGTTGCTGTTGATACTGCTTCTTCTGTTGCACTTGATCCTGTTGTATCAGCAGGTGTTTCAGTT contains the following coding sequences:
- a CDS encoding DUF975 family protein produces the protein MKYPKIDLKNIRLQTRQFQAENPRLFLVYLLPSILVILSGFLNPLARLQESVLEQSFFSMLAQVLQAYLFPLVVSFLSTIFLAGAAFATLRLLKDPDTNLSVKSSLALFAAERFSQTFLTLLLKRFYLFLWSIPNLVGVYFLFYSNLLARRFVALHPEFPKLDLSSVETEQFLMTFGLYFFASLILMIVGNILYVPQHYAYSQVEFLLCDTLDLGQAKPRQILKTSRFLMKGYKFQRFVLDLQLLPWYFLNWITFGIASFSLLPYIQNNHIFFYRALLARKRRNG